A window of Raineyella sp. W15-4 contains these coding sequences:
- a CDS encoding error-prone DNA polymerase: protein MGFHNPPMPWADLERTLSDPRPSSPTGVDAPISHKRGRYRPPPVVRPEDPVPYAELHAHSSYSFLDGASSPEDLLIEAERLGLSALALTDHDGLYGISRFAEAAEPTEAAEPIKVKTVFGAELSLGLTVPQNGRPDPEGTHLLVLAAGEEGYHRLARAITDAQLAGAEKGRPVYDLDRLAEAADGHWAVLTGCRKGAVRQGLLAGGAEAAGRELDALVDLFGHRRVYVELTDHGHPLDSTHNDALAGLAAARGLPTLATGNVHYATPAQHLLAQTVAAIRANRSLDDLDGWLPAAGAAFLRSGVEMSRLFARYPGAVERTVELADELAFSLRLAKPALPKQQVPAGHTPMSWLRELVRRAVPEKYPRLDDAGRARIERELAVIEAKDFPGYFLIVHDIVAEARRRGILCQGRGSAANSAVCYLLDITAVDSIRYDLPFERFLSALRDEEPDIDVDFDSDRREEIIQWVFERYGRERAAQVCNVIQYRPKNAVRDVAKALGYSPGQQDAFARQVEHRSLPDPSDESAEQPTGVPQGVLDLAGQLLKAPRHLGIHSGGMVLTERPVGEVVPIEHARMAGRTVIQWDKDDAEWMGLVKFDLLGLGMLAALQHCFTIIRGGTGETWRLATIPTEEPAVYDMLCRADAIGVFQVESRAQMGLLPRLRPRRFYDLVIEIALIRPGPIQGGAVHPFVRRKLGQEPVTYAHPKLEPVLKRTLGVPIFQEQLMQMAMAVGECSGEDADLLRRAMGSKRGIERIESLKKKLYAGMAGNGLTGRAADHLYAQIQAFANFGFAESHSLSFALLVYASSWLKLHYPAAFLAGLLRAQPMGFYSPATLTADARRHGVEVRRPDLQCSGVDADLEPLDGRRAATGLDSCLDPEQPTVGEFDPAAPDVGAEHRRDGRFAVRLGLAAVRGIGRTVAERIVAERDTGGPYASLEDLVRRAGLTEEQLSALATAGAFDRLGLTRRQALWRAGTAALDQAGTLPGLVAPLQPPLFDAPTGLEVLADDLWATGLSTSDHLLAHLRPRLDEHGVLTSAAVRTAEPGRRIRVAGLVTHRQRPSSASGVTFVNLEDEHGLVNVICSAGVWTRYRRLIREAPGLIVRGILERSPEGVTNLVADHIEPLPVSVRHTSRDFH, encoded by the coding sequence ATGGGCTTCCACAACCCGCCGATGCCCTGGGCCGATCTCGAACGGACGCTGAGCGATCCCCGTCCGTCCTCACCGACCGGGGTGGACGCGCCGATCTCCCACAAGCGCGGCCGCTACCGCCCGCCGCCGGTCGTACGGCCCGAGGATCCCGTGCCGTACGCCGAGCTGCACGCCCACTCGTCCTACTCCTTCCTCGACGGCGCCTCCTCGCCGGAAGACCTGCTCATCGAGGCAGAACGGCTCGGGCTGTCCGCGCTGGCCCTCACCGACCACGACGGGCTCTACGGGATCAGCCGGTTCGCCGAGGCCGCCGAGCCCACCGAGGCCGCCGAACCCATCAAGGTGAAGACCGTCTTCGGTGCCGAACTGTCCCTGGGCCTGACCGTGCCCCAGAACGGCCGGCCCGACCCGGAGGGCACCCATCTGCTGGTGCTGGCCGCCGGCGAGGAGGGGTATCACCGACTGGCCCGGGCGATCACCGACGCCCAGCTCGCCGGGGCCGAGAAGGGCCGGCCGGTCTACGACCTGGACCGACTGGCGGAGGCCGCCGACGGGCACTGGGCGGTGCTGACCGGCTGCCGCAAGGGGGCGGTCCGCCAGGGACTGCTCGCCGGTGGGGCCGAGGCGGCCGGACGGGAGCTGGACGCCCTGGTCGATCTGTTCGGCCACCGCCGGGTGTACGTCGAGCTGACCGACCACGGCCACCCGCTGGACTCGACCCACAACGACGCGCTGGCCGGGCTCGCCGCCGCTCGGGGGCTGCCCACCCTGGCGACCGGGAACGTGCACTACGCCACCCCCGCGCAGCACCTGCTCGCCCAGACCGTCGCGGCGATCCGGGCCAACCGGAGCCTGGACGACCTGGACGGCTGGCTACCGGCCGCCGGGGCGGCCTTCCTGCGGTCGGGAGTGGAGATGAGTCGACTCTTCGCCCGCTATCCCGGAGCCGTGGAGCGCACCGTGGAGCTCGCCGACGAGCTGGCCTTCTCGCTGCGTCTGGCCAAGCCCGCGCTGCCGAAGCAGCAGGTGCCGGCGGGCCACACCCCGATGTCCTGGCTGCGGGAGCTGGTCCGGCGGGCGGTCCCGGAGAAGTACCCCCGGCTGGACGACGCCGGCCGGGCGAGGATCGAGCGGGAGCTGGCGGTGATCGAGGCCAAGGATTTCCCCGGCTACTTCCTGATCGTGCACGACATCGTCGCCGAGGCCCGGCGCCGTGGCATCCTGTGCCAGGGCCGGGGATCGGCCGCCAACTCCGCAGTCTGTTACCTGCTGGACATCACCGCGGTGGACTCCATCCGCTACGACCTGCCTTTCGAGCGCTTCCTGTCGGCGCTGCGGGACGAGGAACCCGACATCGACGTGGACTTCGACTCCGACCGTCGCGAGGAGATCATCCAGTGGGTGTTCGAACGCTACGGGCGGGAGCGGGCCGCCCAGGTCTGCAATGTCATCCAGTACCGGCCGAAGAACGCCGTCCGGGACGTCGCCAAGGCACTCGGCTACTCACCCGGCCAGCAGGACGCCTTCGCCCGCCAGGTCGAGCACCGATCGCTGCCGGACCCCTCGGACGAGTCCGCCGAGCAGCCGACGGGCGTCCCGCAGGGCGTCCTCGACCTGGCCGGCCAGCTGCTGAAGGCCCCCCGGCACCTGGGCATCCACTCCGGGGGGATGGTGCTCACCGAGCGCCCGGTGGGGGAGGTGGTGCCGATCGAGCACGCCCGGATGGCCGGCCGGACGGTGATCCAGTGGGATAAGGACGATGCCGAGTGGATGGGGCTGGTGAAGTTCGACCTGCTCGGCCTGGGCATGCTCGCCGCGCTGCAGCACTGCTTCACCATCATCCGCGGCGGCACCGGTGAGACCTGGCGGCTGGCGACCATCCCCACGGAGGAACCGGCGGTCTACGACATGCTCTGCCGGGCCGACGCGATCGGGGTGTTCCAGGTGGAGTCCCGCGCCCAGATGGGGCTGCTGCCCCGGCTGCGGCCCCGGAGGTTCTACGACCTGGTGATCGAGATCGCCCTGATCCGCCCGGGGCCCATCCAGGGCGGGGCGGTGCACCCGTTCGTCCGCCGCAAGCTCGGCCAGGAACCGGTCACGTACGCCCACCCCAAGCTCGAGCCGGTGCTGAAGCGCACCCTCGGCGTGCCGATCTTCCAGGAACAACTGATGCAGATGGCGATGGCGGTCGGCGAGTGCAGCGGTGAGGACGCCGACCTGCTGCGCCGGGCGATGGGCTCCAAGCGGGGGATCGAGCGGATCGAGTCGCTGAAGAAGAAGCTCTACGCCGGGATGGCCGGCAACGGGCTGACCGGCCGGGCCGCCGACCATCTCTACGCCCAGATCCAGGCGTTCGCGAACTTCGGCTTCGCCGAGTCCCACTCGCTGAGTTTCGCGCTGCTGGTCTACGCCAGCTCCTGGCTCAAACTGCACTATCCGGCGGCTTTCCTGGCCGGGCTGCTGCGGGCCCAGCCGATGGGGTTCTACTCACCGGCCACCCTGACCGCTGACGCCCGCCGCCACGGGGTCGAGGTGCGCCGGCCCGACCTGCAGTGCTCGGGGGTCGACGCCGACCTGGAGCCGCTCGACGGGCGCCGGGCCGCCACCGGCCTCGACTCCTGCCTCGACCCCGAGCAGCCGACGGTGGGGGAGTTCGACCCCGCCGCCCCCGACGTCGGTGCGGAGCATCGCCGGGACGGCCGGTTCGCCGTCCGGCTCGGCCTGGCAGCGGTCCGGGGGATCGGCCGGACGGTGGCCGAACGGATCGTCGCCGAGCGCGACACCGGCGGGCCGTACGCCTCCCTGGAGGACCTCGTCCGGCGGGCCGGCCTGACCGAGGAGCAGCTGTCGGCACTGGCCACCGCCGGGGCCTTCGACCGTCTCGGCCTGACCCGTCGGCAGGCCCTGTGGCGGGCCGGCACCGCCGCGCTGGACCAGGCCGGGACCCTGCCGGGCCTGGTGGCACCGCTGCAGCCACCGCTGTTCGACGCCCCGACCGGTCTCGAGGTGCTCGCCGACGACCTCTGGGCGACCGGGCTCTCGACCTCCGACCACTTGCTCGCCCATCTCCGGCCACGACTCGACGAGCACGGCGTGCTGACCTCGGCCGCGGTCCGGACCGCCGAACCCGGTCGCCGGATCCGGGTCGCCGGGCTGGTCACCCACCGGCAGCGGCCGTCCAGCGCCTCGGGGGTCACCTTCGTCAACCTCGAGGACGAGCACGGCCTGGTCAACGTCATCTGCTCCGCCGGGGTCTGGACCCGCTACCGGCGGCTGATCCGCGAGGCCCCGGGCCTGATCGTCCGCGGCATCCTCGAACGGTCACCCGAGGGGGTCACCAACCTGGTCGCCGACCACATCGAGCCGCTGCCGGTCAGCGTCCGGCACACCTCCCGCGACTTCCACTGA
- a CDS encoding DNA polymerase Y family protein — MAVTDRPMRCCVLWFPEWPVTAWARAGGGSADDPVAVVEANRVVSCSAAAHAEGVRRGQRRREAQACCPTLRVVPADADRDHRLFAPVLDRLEQVSPGIQVIRPGLVALRIRGPARYYGGEQPAAAALLAAMATTGLAGVQAGIADGVFTAEQAAYDPALRGTVPGSGPSGSAEPEPIRIVPPGTSADFLAALPVNRLGDAELAGLLPRLGVRRLGEFAALDAQMVRDRFGDRGARLHALAGGRDSRAVQPRIPPVDLTRTVEFSPPLELVDQVAFAVRATAEEFVAGLSGHHLVCTELRVGLTAEEGEHVDRVWGHPAAFDPAAVVDRVRWQLQAAAGGQLGSRLVRVRLEPVTVDDSAHHTPGLFGTGPDERVHHALSRVQAMLGADGVVTATIGGGRRLAERQVFVPWGDRVELPLPPDRPWPGHLPAPLPATVFEELPGVLVLAADSSGVGVDGRGAVSAPPAVLVEGGRRRPIIAWAGPWSLDEHSWDPVRRHRAHRFQVIDDTQTAWLLLCDDDGGWWAEGRYD; from the coding sequence ATGGCGGTGACGGATCGGCCGATGCGCTGCTGCGTGCTGTGGTTCCCCGAATGGCCGGTGACCGCGTGGGCCCGGGCCGGAGGCGGCAGCGCCGATGACCCGGTGGCGGTGGTCGAGGCCAACCGGGTGGTCTCCTGCTCTGCGGCCGCCCATGCCGAGGGAGTGCGCCGCGGCCAGCGACGGCGGGAGGCCCAGGCGTGTTGCCCGACGCTGCGGGTGGTGCCGGCTGACGCCGACCGGGACCACCGGCTGTTCGCGCCGGTGCTGGACCGGCTGGAACAGGTCAGCCCTGGCATCCAGGTGATCCGCCCCGGGCTGGTGGCGCTCCGGATACGCGGCCCGGCCCGCTACTACGGCGGTGAGCAGCCGGCGGCCGCCGCCCTGCTGGCCGCGATGGCGACCACCGGCCTGGCCGGAGTGCAGGCCGGGATCGCCGACGGGGTGTTCACCGCTGAGCAGGCCGCCTACGATCCGGCCCTGCGCGGCACCGTGCCCGGATCGGGCCCGTCCGGCTCCGCCGAGCCCGAGCCGATCCGTATCGTGCCCCCGGGCACGTCGGCCGACTTCCTGGCCGCCCTGCCGGTGAACCGGCTCGGCGACGCCGAGCTGGCCGGTCTGCTGCCGAGGCTCGGTGTCCGCCGACTGGGGGAGTTCGCCGCACTCGACGCACAGATGGTGCGGGACCGCTTCGGCGACCGCGGTGCCAGGCTGCACGCGCTGGCCGGTGGCCGGGACTCCCGCGCCGTGCAGCCGCGCATCCCGCCGGTCGACCTGACCCGGACGGTCGAGTTCTCGCCCCCGCTGGAACTGGTCGACCAGGTCGCGTTCGCCGTCCGGGCGACCGCCGAGGAGTTCGTCGCCGGACTGTCCGGGCACCACCTGGTGTGCACCGAGCTGCGGGTGGGGCTGACGGCCGAGGAGGGCGAGCACGTCGACCGGGTGTGGGGGCACCCCGCCGCGTTCGACCCGGCGGCGGTGGTCGACCGGGTGCGCTGGCAGCTGCAGGCCGCGGCGGGCGGCCAGCTCGGCAGTCGCCTGGTCCGGGTCCGGCTGGAACCGGTCACGGTGGACGACAGCGCCCACCACACCCCGGGGTTGTTCGGCACCGGCCCGGACGAACGGGTACACCACGCCCTGTCCCGAGTGCAGGCGATGCTGGGGGCGGACGGTGTGGTCACCGCGACGATCGGCGGTGGTCGTCGGCTGGCCGAACGCCAGGTGTTCGTCCCGTGGGGGGACCGGGTGGAGCTGCCGCTGCCGCCGGATCGCCCGTGGCCCGGTCACCTGCCGGCCCCGCTGCCGGCGACCGTGTTCGAGGAGCTCCCGGGGGTGCTGGTCCTTGCCGCGGACAGTTCCGGGGTCGGTGTGGACGGGCGGGGCGCCGTCTCGGCTCCACCCGCCGTGCTGGTCGAGGGCGGTCGGCGGCGTCCGATCATCGCCTGGGCCGGCCCGTGGTCGCTGGACGAGCACAGCTGGGACCCCGTCCGGCGACACCGGGCCCACCGGTTCCAGGTGATCGACGACACCCAGACCGCCTGGCTGCTGCTGTGCGACGACGACGGTGGCTGGTGGGCCGAGGGGAGGTACGACTGA
- a CDS encoding general stress protein, producing MSLPDPIRRLGSPFELEFPQLLGTYASYEEAQRAVDYLSDHHFPVQNLAIVGTDLRSVERVTGRRDWATVVNRGLGNGLSIGLLFGIMAMIFYPPSSNPYLLAAIGVGVGVVISVVFALIGYAFTRGRRDFTSISQTFATRYEVLCEHKVTMKARELLAQMPGGRRP from the coding sequence ATGTCGCTGCCCGATCCCATCCGCCGGCTCGGATCGCCCTTCGAGCTCGAGTTCCCCCAGCTGTTGGGGACGTACGCCAGCTATGAGGAGGCCCAGCGGGCCGTCGACTACCTGTCCGACCATCACTTCCCGGTGCAGAACCTGGCGATCGTCGGCACCGACCTGCGGTCCGTCGAGCGGGTCACCGGCCGGCGGGACTGGGCCACGGTGGTGAACCGCGGGCTGGGCAACGGCCTGTCGATCGGCCTGCTGTTCGGCATCATGGCGATGATCTTCTACCCCCCGTCATCGAACCCGTACCTGCTGGCGGCGATCGGTGTCGGCGTGGGCGTGGTGATCAGCGTCGTGTTCGCGCTGATCGGCTACGCCTTCACCCGCGGCAGACGGGACTTCACCTCGATCAGCCAGACCTTCGCCACCCGCTACGAGGTGCTCTGCGAGCACAAGGTGACGATGAAGGCCCGCGAACTGCTGGCGCAGATGCCGGGTGGACGTCGCCCTTGA
- a CDS encoding CoA ester lyase, with amino-acid sequence MKTADSPAIRRTVLAVPGSSDRFLTKALGMGVDAVFLDLEDAVAPAAKAEARGRVVEYLHRDWTAPTVTVRVNDWTTEWTYADVIEVVGAAGARIDALVLPKVQGPDHIRALDLLLTQVERTHHLPVGRIGIEAQIEDARGLLAAEAIAGASPRMQSLVYGPGDFAASMGMPSLNVGAQPAGYEIADAYHHVLMSILVAARAHGIAAIDGPYVAIRDVEGFTAAARRSAALGYDGKWVLHPGQVAAGNEVFSPDQAAYDRAERIIARYAEATSAAGGAVGAIVVDEEMVDEAGMKLAAVVAARGRAAGLTPSPAGEGV; translated from the coding sequence GTGAAGACCGCAGACAGTCCCGCCATCCGCCGCACCGTCCTCGCTGTGCCGGGTTCCAGTGACCGCTTCCTCACCAAGGCCCTCGGGATGGGGGTCGACGCGGTCTTCCTCGACCTGGAGGACGCGGTGGCGCCGGCGGCGAAGGCCGAGGCCCGCGGCCGTGTCGTCGAGTACCTGCACCGCGACTGGACCGCGCCGACGGTCACCGTCCGGGTCAACGACTGGACCACCGAGTGGACCTACGCCGACGTGATCGAGGTCGTCGGCGCTGCCGGTGCCCGGATCGACGCCCTAGTGCTGCCCAAGGTCCAGGGGCCGGACCACATCCGCGCCCTCGACCTGCTGCTGACCCAGGTGGAGCGTACCCATCACCTGCCGGTCGGCCGGATCGGCATCGAGGCCCAGATCGAGGACGCCCGCGGTCTGCTGGCCGCCGAGGCGATCGCCGGGGCTTCGCCGCGAATGCAGTCATTGGTGTACGGGCCGGGTGACTTCGCCGCCTCGATGGGCATGCCGAGCCTCAACGTCGGCGCCCAGCCCGCCGGCTACGAGATCGCCGACGCCTACCACCACGTGTTGATGTCGATCCTGGTCGCCGCCCGGGCCCACGGCATCGCCGCGATCGACGGGCCGTACGTCGCCATCCGCGACGTGGAGGGCTTCACCGCGGCCGCCCGCCGGTCGGCGGCGCTGGGCTACGACGGCAAGTGGGTGCTGCACCCGGGCCAGGTCGCGGCGGGCAACGAGGTGTTCTCCCCGGACCAGGCGGCGTACGACCGGGCCGAGCGGATCATCGCCCGCTACGCCGAGGCGACGTCCGCGGCCGGTGGCGCGGTGGGCGCGATCGTGGTGGACGAGGAGATGGTCGACGAGGCGGGGATGAAGCTCGCCGCGGTCGTCGCCGCGCGGGGCCGCGCCGCCGGGCTGACCCCCTCACCGGCCGGCGAAGGGGTCTGA
- a CDS encoding magnesium transporter MgtE N-terminal domain-containing protein gives MSASSTSIFVSRLRRLPVMDTAGDKLGTVRDVVVQVRSAGRAPRAKGLVVELFAQHRVFVPMVRVRTISALQVTISGVLNTRRFERRESEILVQQDLFDTQVRRRGTDKPSWVYDVSIRQARSHDWEIDEVALRSSSGPFARRTYDTIVDWSDVDVFVVGAGRSTREVLARMEDMKPADVARELHDMTRERRKEIAAALDDESLADALEELPEDVQVELIQALEVERAADILEEMDPDDAADLVAELTPEVAERLLDRMEPEEAQDVRRLMTYGEFTAGGLMTPEPIILAPDDTVATALARVRVEDITPALAAMVYVCRSPLEAPTGRFLGAVHIQRLLREPPSLYVSGLVDTELEPLRPEAHVSTVSRYFATYNLVCAPVVNEDRQLLGAVTVDDVLDAMLPDDWRGDQMDGLAPSEAHWAADRVTRDLELRRSRSTGKEASDGRSH, from the coding sequence GTGAGCGCGAGCAGCACTTCGATCTTCGTCTCCCGGCTGCGCCGGCTGCCGGTCATGGACACCGCCGGCGACAAGCTCGGCACCGTCCGCGACGTCGTCGTCCAGGTCAGATCCGCCGGACGGGCACCGCGGGCCAAGGGCTTGGTCGTCGAGTTGTTCGCCCAGCACCGGGTGTTCGTGCCGATGGTGCGGGTCCGGACGATCTCCGCACTGCAGGTGACCATCTCGGGGGTGCTCAACACCCGGCGCTTCGAGCGGCGCGAGTCGGAGATCCTCGTCCAGCAGGACCTGTTCGACACGCAGGTCCGCCGCCGCGGGACGGACAAGCCGTCCTGGGTGTACGACGTGTCGATCCGCCAGGCCCGGTCCCACGACTGGGAGATCGACGAGGTGGCTCTGCGCTCCTCGAGCGGGCCGTTCGCCCGGCGTACGTACGACACCATCGTGGACTGGAGCGATGTCGACGTGTTCGTCGTCGGGGCCGGCCGGTCCACCCGGGAGGTGCTGGCCCGGATGGAGGACATGAAGCCCGCCGACGTCGCCCGGGAGCTGCACGACATGACCCGGGAGCGCCGCAAGGAGATCGCCGCCGCACTGGACGACGAGTCCCTGGCCGACGCCCTCGAGGAGTTGCCGGAGGACGTCCAGGTCGAACTGATCCAGGCGCTGGAGGTCGAGCGCGCGGCGGACATCCTCGAGGAGATGGATCCCGACGACGCGGCCGACCTGGTCGCCGAGCTCACCCCCGAGGTGGCCGAACGGCTGCTCGACCGGATGGAGCCCGAGGAGGCCCAGGACGTCCGCCGGCTGATGACGTACGGCGAGTTCACCGCCGGTGGTCTGATGACCCCCGAGCCGATCATCCTCGCCCCCGACGACACCGTCGCCACCGCACTGGCCCGGGTCCGGGTCGAGGACATTACCCCCGCGCTGGCCGCGATGGTCTACGTCTGCCGGTCCCCGCTGGAGGCTCCCACCGGCCGGTTCCTGGGCGCGGTGCACATCCAACGGCTGCTCCGCGAGCCGCCGTCCCTCTACGTGTCCGGGCTGGTCGACACCGAACTGGAGCCACTCCGGCCGGAGGCGCACGTCTCGACGGTGAGCCGCTACTTCGCCACCTACAACCTGGTCTGCGCCCCGGTCGTCAACGAGGACCGGCAGCTGCTCGGCGCGGTGACCGTCGACGACGTGCTCGACGCGATGCTGCCCGACGACTGGCGCGGCGACCAGATGGACGGGCTGGCCCCCAGCGAGGCGCACTGGGCCGCCGACCGGGTGACCCGCGATCTCGAGTTGCGCCGCTCCCGGTCCACGGGGAAGGAGGCCTCCGATGGCCGATCCCACTGA